In Trichlorobacter lovleyi, the DNA window TGATCCTGCTGCTGCTGCTCAAGTATGCGGCCCTGCTGGCGGTGCCGATCTACCTGAAACGGGCCACCCTGCTGCTGTTCCCGCTTCTGGGCCGCTTCACCCAGGTGCTGGTCATGACCGGCGCCCGGGCCGCCCGGAGCGATGGCCTGGGGCTCTGTTTCCTCTCCGGCATCACCGGCACCCAGTTCTCACTGGCAGCGGCCTGCACCATCCCGCTCTGCTGGCTGCTCGGCCACTCAGGCGGGGTTGTTGCCCTCGGCCTGACCGCGGTCTGGGGCCTTGCCGTCAGACGCTACTTCACCCGGCGTCTGGGCGGCATCAGCGGTGACATTGTCGGCTTCAGCAGTGAAATTGCCGAGCTGCTGGCCCTGCTTGCCGTTA includes these proteins:
- the cobS gene encoding adenosylcobinamide-GDP ribazoletransferase, translating into MRRFLIALQFLTILPVPSPKSCEADDLGRSTAWFPLVGLCIGGLLLLADLALTPLFPRHLTDALLVALLAGMTGALHLDGLADVCDGLAARGSKERFLAIMKDSRTGAIGAVGLILLLLLKYAALLAVPIYLKRATLLLFPLLGRFTQVLVMTGARAARSDGLGLCFLSGITGTQFSLAAACTIPLCWLLGHSGGVVALGLTAVWGLAVRRYFTRRLGGISGDIVGFSSEIAELLALLAVTATTTLLTRYL